The following proteins are encoded in a genomic region of Ostrea edulis chromosome 7, xbOstEdul1.1, whole genome shotgun sequence:
- the LOC125653443 gene encoding complement C1q subcomponent subunit A-like — MKLLLFCAAIGLISGVKGGKVAFTALLSKHTTVGAHAVVKYDHVLTNWGGAYQPTTGFFTAPYNGLYSISCSLMSHPSNAVHVSITKNGKEMSMVHSNANTYQHASQTLQLLLNKGDRIWIQNRNGKNAKFYDHKSFNVFSGVLINEL, encoded by the exons atgaaacttttactTTTTTGTGCTGCCATTGGACTCATTTCTGGTGTC AAAGGAGGGAAGGTTGCCTTTACAGCCCTTCTGTCCAAACACACAACAGTGGGCGCTCACGCTGTGGTGAAGTATGATCACGTGTTGACAAATTGGGGCGGAGCCTATCAACCAACAACCGGCTTTTTCACCGCCCCCTATAATGGTCTCTACAGCATCTCCTGTAGCTTGATGAGTCATCCAAGTAATGCTGTTCACGTCAGTATTACTAAGAATGGTAAAGAGATGTCTATGGTGCATTCTAATGCCAACACATACCAACATGCTAGTCAGACTCTACAACTGCTGTTAAACAAGGGGGATAGAATCTGGATCCAGAACAGGAACGGCAAGAATGCAAAGTTCTATGACCACAAATCTTTCAATGTCTTTTCTGGTGTTCTAATCAACGAACTGTAA